Part of the Cryptosporangium arvum DSM 44712 genome, GCTCGTGCCCGAGCAGATCGAGCCGCCGCCCCTCCCGGTACAGCTCGTCCGGACTCCGACGCCGCCAGCGAAACATGCGCCAAGTATGCCGTCGGCTACTCGAGGCCGGGGTAGGACGCGTGTACGTCGCCGCCGAAGAGCTGCCAGTAGAACGCGTTCATCGTCGCGGCGGCGGGCGCGCGCCGGGCGAGGATCGAGGCGACGACCGGAGGCAGGTCGCCGGGAAGGTGCCCGGCCGCGCACCGCCGCACGGTGACCGTCCAGATGGAGCAGTTCGCGGTCGCGCAGGAACGCCGCGGTTTCGATCAACTGCCGCTCGACGACCTCCGCCTTCCCGACCGGGTCCTCGCGGAGCCATTCGGACAACGCCATCGGGAGGTGCTCGAAGAACAGGACGAGGCTCCACGAGGCGTCCGCGAGGGCCTCCAGACGAGTGCGCGCGGCCGGCGAGCCGCCGAGGCGGGCCACCGCCGCGTCCACGTCCGCGAACTCCGGCGCCACCGGCGCGCGGCCCGGCAGGACCCGCCAGCCGTGGAGCACCGGGAAGGCGCGGGTCCGGCCGGTGCGGACCGCGTCGGTGACGACCTGGTTCGCCGCCAGCTCGCGCCACGCACCGAACCCGGGGCTGCCGATGCCGTACTGGCAGAACGTCGGGAGGCCGAACAGGTTCCCGGTGTCGCCGGGGCGCGCCCGCTCCCGGTCGGTCAACGGGATCCGTTTGGCGAACACCCGGACGCCGTCGAGCCGGAGCGTCGTCGAGGAGAGCGACGAGTTCCGCATCGCTGTACCCGATCTCCACGGAGCCGAGCATGGTAAGACGCTTCGCCGCCGCTGTCCACCCGAGCCCGACCGCCGTTCAGGGGCACCGGCCGACGCACACTGTCCCGGGGGAACACGTGGGGAAACGGAGGGGGATCCCGTGCTGGGGGAACGGTGTGCGGAGACGGTGCTGATCGGACGGGACCGGGAGCTGGGGGCGCTCCGGTCGCTGCTGGAGCGCACGGCGGCCGGTCGGCTGACGCTGGCGGTCGTGGAGGGCGCGCCGGGCGCCGGCAAGACACGGCTGCTGCAGGAGTTCGTCCGGATCGCGCGGCGGCGTGGGGCGTCGACCGCGCGGGAGACCGACTGGATCGACGGCAGCGGCATGTGGCGGATCGTCGCGTCCGGACGCGGCGACGGGCCGTCCGGACCGGGGGTGGGGACCGGGCCGCGGCTGCTCACCTGTGAGCATCCGCAGTGGATCCACCCGCGGGTCTGGCCCGAGCTGGAGGCGATCGCGCGTACGGTCCCGCTCCTGGTGGTGCTGACGCGACGCACCGGGGCGAGCGGGCCCGAGCTCGCCGACCCGCACCGGCTGGTGCTCGGGCCGCTGTCGGGGCCGGCGGTGAGCGCGTTGCTCGGGACGCTCGTCGGCGCGGTTCCGGACGCCGAGTTGCGTTCGCTCGCGGAGGTGGCCGGCGGCAACCCGCAGGCGCTCGAGGACCTGGTGACCGGCCTCCGCGAGGAAGCTCTGCTGGGGCTGCCCGCCCCGGCCCGGCTGCCCGCCAGGACCCGCGCACGGCTCGACGCGACGCTCGCGGGTCTGTCGCCGACGGCACGGCACCTGGTGCAGGTGGCGTCGACCCTCGGAGTGCGGTTCGACGTGCGCGAGCTGGCCGGTCGGCTGCACCGCAGCGCCGCGTCGCTGGTGCCTGCCGTGCACGAGGCGATCACGTCGGGGCTGGTGGTGGGCGTCGAGGACGCGCTGCGGTTCCGGCACGAACTGGTGCGGGCGGCGGCCGAGGAGTCGCTGCCCCGCCCGGTGCGCCGCGCCCTCCGGGACGAACGCGCACCGGCTCGCCGGGCCGACCCGGCGACGGGTCGAGGCTGGGACGGACTGAGCGAACCCGAGCGGCGGGTCGCGGCGCTCGCGGGCTGCGGGCTGACGAATCAGCAGATCGCGCGGCGGATCGAGCGGTCCCCGCACACCGTGAACTTCCACCTGCGCCAGGTCTTCCGGAAGCTCGGCGTCGCCTCGCGGACCGAACTCGCCCACACCTACGCCGCCAGCGCGCTCAGCACCTGATCGGTGGTCGGCGTCACCGCGCAGCGGCGGGCGGCGTACCACAGCGCCCATCGGTGTTCCTCGGCGCTGAAGTCGGCGACGGCGTCGGCCACGAGGAACGGCTGGACGTCGTACGCGTAGGCGTCGGCCGCGGTGAGCAGGCAACCGATGTGGGCGAACACGCCGCAGACGATCAGCTGGTCACGCCCGGCGGCGGCCAGGTCGGCCGCGAGCGTCGTCCGGTGGAACGCACTGTAGCGGTGCTTGATCAGCACCGCGTCGCCCGGCGCGGGCGCCACGGTCGGCTCGATCGCGCG contains:
- a CDS encoding helix-turn-helix transcriptional regulator, with amino-acid sequence MLIGRDRELGALRSLLERTAAGRLTLAVVEGAPGAGKTRLLQEFVRIARRRGASTARETDWIDGSGMWRIVASGRGDGPSGPGVGTGPRLLTCEHPQWIHPRVWPELEAIARTVPLLVVLTRRTGASGPELADPHRLVLGPLSGPAVSALLGTLVGAVPDAELRSLAEVAGGNPQALEDLVTGLREEALLGLPAPARLPARTRARLDATLAGLSPTARHLVQVASTLGVRFDVRELAGRLHRSAASLVPAVHEAITSGLVVGVEDALRFRHELVRAAAEESLPRPVRRALRDERAPARRADPATGRGWDGLSEPERRVAALAGCGLTNQQIARRIERSPHTVNFHLRQVFRKLGVASRTELAHTYAASALST
- a CDS encoding isochorismatase family protein, whose product is MPIPAIDPYPMPTAAELSAGPAGWRPDPARAVLLVHDMQGYFLGFLPPGRSPTVELLANVRRLKDAAAARGIPVVHSAQPGRMSRTDRGLLHDVWGAGMADDAGDRAIEPTVAPAPGDAVLIKHRYSAFHRTTLAADLAAAGRDQLIVCGVFAHIGCLLTAADAYAYDVQPFLVADAVADFSAEEHRWALWYAARRCAVTPTTDQVLSALAA